One stretch of Toxoplasma gondii ME49 chromosome XI, whole genome shotgun sequence DNA includes these proteins:
- a CDS encoding ribosomal RNA large subunit methyltransferase J protein (encoded by transcript TGME49_216610), with product MVAALESEPVQMRSARDTERMLQSDYCDRELIEEQLKQKTLLDDVYDAGKGRIWKVAQFSVFPSDCKGSFQHRTRSGDKLQEISEWLQETKGLDGLPEMLVKGASPANPSFFLDLCAGPGTWSDWLLDEIDLLDQRRLENETHPFSAPADLSPQTATEEERSTRPAARRLHGPSCYGFGISLNISDLAAMRDTRFWHIAKEVTERPNYESVTASNNSGNLYCSKNIKAMRHKIELRVTEIQEQCAALLPQADTATGSKQTLSFRDQMSPSRSARSRRSGNQGVIKLIVADGGITIPKKTVTGQHLDNYQELLTGRLLLSEFLIAFQLLQHGGTFICTVFDSFTSFTASLLFLCIALFEEVYIVKPSRNRWTNSERQLVALKFRRFRSVNLGAVAVASAVAGAKLHSLPSSPASSRGTRRPEASSLSSSLSASLSSSLSLPKKRPTVAMFPRVSRVYSAAVSKLTRVHEALSDAAPPTDYYTVLPETIFRRSFLKNDTLFVESYRRMCVELCRLQCISLQQTYAKFLDLQRNPGQLQELRQRQRTLERCMNALKGSAAIASMSTMARPSSCETSRYAGGDTPSPYGGDRTRRTLMDLYAFSPGTHFCGKYASATERGPNSPGEGDERGARSGDRTLGSVFSPAVSEDEQGRPRETQAETREREIEADWWRMGERRRQRGKAVYEGLATKTVAAEQTEGHCTQARLENVRVSADWSTSRSFASAGGESSSSWRRQDEERPKKRNLTTGGLEPSRQKTSSDESEKLTSLPLLPTPSTGVDVRVSNTDFWCAVLADNTSESDKLQSTRGSALDGACTPLPSNASAEQAKKDNLPSSHQGKTKTEMEQTAESAGKISERAKPQDREAETEPETIETRGSAGEGATNGIDAEVIYLIQAPEADVSDVFFQNETFQVSGSVLLSPRTTGEDALVRPLLCQSHSQNENSVSFERHAQEHACIPTRTPTPLSSFALEPFAVEQMTEQTRKDSSKGDEMQEEVRSPGNRNTSCPRTSSEEAEEENAAHTAVSIIESVLDCELEELNVEGAALKTSVMQRRASARLPLVTSAAESSGGENSIPPETFSEGHEIHFPSVAVSAVLSPAVTVVSSGTVGSPASEENARVQRAEKIPITETDTKLIEAVDDGQCAVASHIAESAGKTWSGNAPHESDRKLEGGPLRGVYVTGAANHETVSFGLLSQSPKMVFSQQTAQGRPGRSHGLGNALRRRITNQVLKTLNDHLQGSQSGSTEIRPAGVSEAKESIKPSREARLTEQKHPRTNNVKRESIMPEEAAAPVERYTRVASDRQKATVSGKHVHVEEDVTSTVSTLPTETIDIAVGIHVDESP from the exons ATGGTGGCAGCCCTGGAATCGGAGCCTGTTcaaatgcggagtgcacGAGACACGGAGCGGATGCTCCAGAGCGACTATTGCGACAGAGAACTTATTGAAGAGCAGCTCAAACAAAAAACCCTGCTCGATGATGTGTATGATGCCGGGAAAG GGAGAATTTGGAAAGTCGCCCAGTTCTCGGTGTTCCCGTCGGATTGCAAAGGCAGCTTCCAGCACCGAACACGGTCAGGGGATAAACTACAAGAAATTTCGGAGTGGCTCCAGGAGACCAAGGGACTAGACGGTCTCCCAGAGATGCTCGTGAAAG GTGCCTCCCCAGCGAAtccgtctttcttcctcgacttgtGTGCTGGTCCGGGGACGTGGTCTGACTGGCTCCTAGACGAAATCGATTTGCTGGACCAGAGACGACTGGAAAACGAAACTCACCCGTTCTCTGCTCCTGCCGATCTCTCTCCGCaaacagcgacagaggaagagcggtCAACAAGGCCTGCCGCAAGGCGGCTCCACGGTCCAAGCTGTTACGGGTTCGGCATCTCTCTCAACATTTCTGACCTAGCTGCAATGAGAGACACACGATTCTGGCACATCGCGAAAGAGGTCACTGAACGACCAAATTATGAGA GCGTAACGGCTTCGAATAACAGCGGCAATCTTTATTGCTCGAAAAACATCAAAGCAATGAGGCACAAAATCGAACTGAGAGTGACTGAGATTCAGGAACAGTGCGCAGCTCTCTTGCCCCAAGCAGACACTGCAACAGGAAGCAAACAAACGCTTTCCTTCAGAGATCAAATGAGCCCCTCTCGATCAGCGAGGTCACGGAGATCAGGGAACCAAGGAGTCATCAAACTCATTGTAGCCGATGGCGGCATCACCATAC CAAAGAAGACAGTGACAGGGCAGCACTTGGACAACTACCAGGAGCTGCTGACTGGGCGGCTGTTGCTCTCGGAGTTTCTGATTGCTTTCCAACTTCTTCAGCACGGAGGCACTTTCATCTGCACGGTATTCGACTCTTTCACATCGTTCACCGCCTCCCTCTTGTTTCTGTGCATTGCACTATTTGAAGAGGTCTACATTGTCAAACCTTCACGAAATCGGTGGACGAACTCGGAAAG ACAACTTGTAGCGCTGAAGTTTCGCCGTTTCCGTTCGGTCAATCTCGGGGCCGTGGCGGTTGCATCGGCGGTAGCCGGAGCAAAGCTGCATTCTCTGCCATCGTCTccagcgtcttctcgcggGACTCGTCGCCCGGAAGcgtcttccctttcctcgtcgctttccgcttcgctttcgtcttcacttTCGTTGCCGAAAAAGCGACCGACAGTCGCTATGTTTCCTCGCGTGTCGCGCGTGTACAGTGCAGCAGTCTCGAAGTTGACACGAGTGCACGAAGCGCTGAGCGACGCCGCACCTCCAACAGACTACTACACAGTTCTCCCGGAGACGATTTTCCGCCGGTCATTTCTGAAGAACGACACGCTTTTTGTCGAGTCGTACCGGCGCATGTGTGTGGAGCTTTGTCGGCTGCAATGCATCAGTCTGCAGCAGACCTACGCTAAGTTCCTCGACCTGCAGCGGAATCCCGGCCAGCTCCAGGAACTCAGACAGCGGCAGCGGACTCTTGAGCGGTGCATGAATGCACTCAAAGGCAGCGCAGCGATTGCGTCGATGTCCACAATGGCTCGACCGTCGTCCTGCGAAACTAGTCGGTACGCTGGCGGCGACACGCCTTCGCCGtacggcggagacagaacacgCAGAACTCTGATGGACTTGTACGCGTTTAGTCCAGGAACGCACTTCTGTGGCAAGTATGCAAGCGCGACAGAGCGCGGGCCGAATTCGCctggcgaaggcgacgaacgcGGCGCTCGCAGTGGCGACCGGACGCTCGgttccgtcttctcgcccgCAGTGTCAGAAGACGAACAGGGACGGCCgcgggagacacaggcagAAACGCGGGAAAGGGAAATCGAGGCAGACTGGTGGCGCATGGGGGAAcgacggcgacagagagggaaagcagTGTACGAAGGTCTAGCCACCAAGACTGTGGCGGCAGAACAGACAGAGGGGCACTGCACACAGGCAAGGCTCGAAAATGTGCGAGTGAGTGCCGACTGGTCTACCTCGCGTTCGTTTGCTTCTGCCGGAGGCGAGAGTTCGTCCTCGTggcggagacaggacgaggaaagacCGAAAAAAAGGAACCTGACTACCGGCGGTTTGGAGCCCTCCCGGCAAAAAACAAGCTCAGATGAGTCAGAAAAACTGACGAGTCTCCCGCTCCTTCCTACGCCGTCAACCGGGGTGGATGTCCGTGTCTCAAACACTGACTTTTGGTGTGCAGTGCTCGCAGACAACACTAGTGAAAGTGATAAACTCCAATCCACACGCGGTTCGGCTCTTGACGGCGCATGTACTCCGCTCCCAAGCAACGCTTCAGCAGAACAGGCCAAGAAAGACAACCTTCCGTCCAGCCACcagggaaaaacgaaaacagagaTGGAACAGACGGCCGAGAGCGCGGGGAAGATCAGCGAAAGAGCGAAACCTCAGGACCGAGAAGCTGAGACAGAGCCGGAGACGATCGAAACGCGCGGGAGCGCGGGCGAAGGTGCTACGAACGGAATCGATGCAGAAGTGATTTATTTAATTCAGGCTCCTGAAGCGGATGTATCAGACGTTTTCTTCCAGAATGAGACCTTCCAAGTGTCAGGGAGCGTTCTTCTGTCCCCTCGGACAACAGGAGAAGACGCTCTTGTCAGACCTCTGTTATGTCAGTCGCACTCGCAAAATGAAAACTCCGTGTCTTTTGAGAGACACGCACAagaacatgcatgcataccaACCCGCACCCCGACGCCGCTgtcctccttcgctctcgaaCCGTTCGCTGTCGAACAGATGACAGaacaaacgaggaaagactCCAGCAAGGGCGACGAGATGCAGGAGGAGGTGAGGAGCCCCGGCAATAGGAATACATCTTGCCCAAGAACATCTtcagaagaagccgaagaagagaatgcAGCGCACACAGCGGTGTCAATCATCGAGTCGGTGCTGGACTGCGAACTGGAAGAACTCAATGTCGAGGGCGCCGCCCTAAAGACAAGCGTtatgcagagaagagcgagtgCAAGACTTCCACTCGTCACCTCTGCGGCAGAATCCAGCGGCGGTGAGAATTCCATCCCGCCAGAGACTTTCTCGGAGGGGCATGAAATCCACTTTCCCTCGGTGGCCGTGAGCGCCGTATTATCCCCTGCTGTGACTGTCGTTTCCTCTGGAACTGTTGGGTCCCCAGCATCAGAGGAAAATGCGAGAGTTCAGCGAGCGGAGAAAATCCCAATTACCGAGACAGACACCAAGCTCATCGAAGCCGTCGACGATGGACAATGCGCCGTGGCAAGTCATATAGCGGAAAGTGCTGGTAAGACATGGAGTGGAAATGCACCGCACGAGAGCGACCGTAAGCTGGAGGGTGGACCTCTGCGAGGTGTCTATGTGACTGGCGCAGCAAACCATGAAACTGTGAGCTTCGGTCTCCTTTCTCAGTCGCCGAAAATGGTTTTTTCACAGCAGACTGCGCAAGGGCGACCGGGGAGAAGTCACGGTCTTGGAAATGCACTGCGGCGGAGAATCACCAACCAAGTTTTGAAGACTCTTAACGATCACCTGCAAGGTTCCCAAAGTGGCTCGACTGAAATACGCCCAGCCGGTGTCAGTGAAGCAAAGGAGTCGATAAAGCCTTCGCGAGAGGCGCGCTTGACGGAGCAAAAACATCCCCGAACTAATAatgtgaagagagagagtaTAATGCCTGAGGAAGCTGCTGCACCAGTAGAGCGATATACAAGAGTCGCTAGCGACAGGCAAAAGGCCACTGTCTCTGGCAAGCATGTACACGTTGAAGAAGATGTGACCAGCACAGTCAGCACACTCCCTACAGAGACGATCGATATTGCTGTCGGCATCCATGTCGATGAGAGTCCCTGA